From one Nonomuraea polychroma genomic stretch:
- a CDS encoding ATP-binding protein: MGSLPVAESSFVGRRREITQVSRALSRARLVTLTGVGGVGKTRLALEVAARSERVFRDGVWVVDLAALRDGTLVARTVADTLGIQDRSGRPPEEQLAGYLADRALLIVLDNCEHLCQACALFAETMLRSVPGLRILATSRQTLGVPGEHVLVVPPLSVPDPDRLPPTAALMRREAVRLLADRATTGTRDFAVTKENRHAVAALCARLEGIPLAIELAAARLASLSIEQVVSRLEDRLALLTGGNPAALPRQQTLRATIDWSHALCTPQERRLWARLSVFAGGFDLDAAESVCVDADLGGEEILDLVDGLVKQSIIMRVEVKGSVRYRMLETIRDYGRERLAEQGEMDRLSSRHRDYFLGLVERMNAGWSGPGQVAALARLRTDHDNLRAALEWCMRDPAGPEPALALTAALRYHWCVGGYVTEGRWWLERALGLSGEPSPARTAALWVAAWTAVNLGDHRAAGRCLGECERLAEQQHDEVSQAYARTMRGIDAIYQGRVSEAIGHLEEAIAAHQRLEEANGILLSMLVQARSYSNVGDTARCKALAERTLTLSEELGERCWHAYALWAYGLEVWAEGDTERADDLARRGLSIQWEFNDAVGASLTIELLAWIAESRHELVRAARLLGAAGVIWRSIGASAGFRSPQTSELHDRCVRRVRHVLGEARCRAARQEAERNCTTVEQAIAYALHDCRPQPSGG, from the coding sequence ATGGGGAGCCTCCCCGTCGCGGAGAGCAGCTTCGTCGGCCGGCGGCGCGAGATCACTCAGGTGTCGAGAGCCCTGTCCCGCGCCCGGTTGGTCACGCTGACGGGCGTGGGCGGCGTGGGCAAGACGCGGCTGGCGCTCGAGGTGGCGGCACGGTCCGAGCGGGTGTTCCGCGACGGCGTGTGGGTGGTCGATCTGGCGGCGTTGCGCGACGGCACGCTGGTGGCCCGGACCGTGGCGGACACGCTGGGCATCCAGGACCGCTCCGGCAGGCCGCCGGAGGAACAGCTGGCCGGTTACCTCGCCGACCGGGCGCTGCTCATCGTTCTGGACAACTGCGAGCACCTGTGCCAGGCGTGCGCGCTGTTCGCCGAAACGATGTTGCGCAGCGTCCCCGGGCTGCGGATCCTCGCCACCAGCAGGCAGACGCTGGGCGTCCCGGGGGAGCACGTCCTGGTGGTGCCGCCGCTGTCGGTGCCCGATCCCGACCGGCTTCCGCCCACGGCCGCGCTGATGCGCCGCGAGGCGGTGCGCCTGCTGGCCGACCGGGCCACGACCGGCACGCGGGACTTCGCCGTGACCAAGGAGAACCGCCATGCCGTCGCGGCACTCTGCGCCCGGCTGGAGGGGATCCCGCTGGCGATCGAGCTCGCCGCGGCCCGGCTGGCGTCGCTGTCGATCGAGCAGGTGGTCAGCCGTCTGGAGGACCGCTTGGCGCTGCTGACCGGCGGGAACCCGGCGGCGCTGCCCCGGCAGCAGACCCTGCGCGCCACGATCGACTGGAGCCACGCGCTGTGCACCCCACAGGAGCGGCGGCTGTGGGCGCGGCTGTCGGTGTTCGCCGGCGGTTTCGACCTGGACGCCGCAGAAAGCGTCTGCGTGGACGCCGATCTGGGCGGGGAGGAGATCCTCGATCTCGTCGACGGGCTGGTGAAGCAGTCGATCATCATGCGGGTGGAGGTGAAGGGCTCCGTCCGCTACCGGATGCTGGAGACGATCCGCGACTACGGCCGGGAGAGGCTGGCCGAGCAGGGCGAGATGGACCGGCTGTCGAGCCGGCACCGTGATTATTTCCTCGGCCTGGTCGAGCGGATGAACGCCGGCTGGAGCGGTCCGGGGCAGGTGGCGGCCCTGGCCCGGTTGCGTACCGACCACGACAACCTGCGGGCCGCGCTGGAGTGGTGCATGCGCGATCCCGCCGGGCCGGAGCCGGCGCTGGCCCTCACGGCGGCGTTGCGGTACCACTGGTGCGTCGGCGGATACGTCACGGAAGGACGCTGGTGGCTGGAGCGGGCGCTGGGCTTGTCCGGCGAGCCCAGCCCGGCGCGCACGGCCGCGCTGTGGGTGGCGGCGTGGACGGCGGTGAACCTTGGAGACCACCGGGCAGCCGGCCGCTGTCTCGGCGAGTGCGAGAGGCTGGCCGAGCAGCAGCATGACGAGGTCTCCCAGGCATACGCGCGCACGATGCGCGGCATCGACGCCATCTACCAGGGACGCGTGAGTGAGGCGATCGGCCACCTCGAGGAGGCGATCGCCGCTCATCAGCGCCTGGAGGAGGCCAATGGCATCCTGCTGTCGATGCTCGTTCAGGCCAGGTCCTACTCCAACGTGGGCGATACCGCTCGGTGCAAGGCGCTGGCCGAGCGGACGCTGACCCTCAGCGAAGAACTCGGCGAGCGATGCTGGCACGCCTACGCACTGTGGGCGTACGGGCTGGAGGTCTGGGCCGAAGGCGACACCGAGCGGGCCGACGACCTGGCCCGCCGTGGGCTGTCGATCCAGTGGGAGTTCAATGACGCCGTGGGCGCCTCGCTGACGATCGAGCTGCTGGCGTGGATCGCGGAGTCGAGGCACGAGCTCGTCCGGGCCGCGCGGCTGCTGGGCGCCGCCGGGGTGATCTGGCGCTCGATCGGGGCGAGCGCCGGGTTCCGCTCCCCTCAGACATCCGAACTCCACGACCGCTGTGTCCGGCGGGTCCGCCACGTCCTCGGGGAGGCGAGGTGCCGGGCGGCGCGGCAGGAGGCCGAGCGGAACTGCACGACCGTCGAGCAGGCGATCGCCTATGCGCTGCACGACTGCCGGCCCCAGCCCTCCGGCGGCTGA